GCCTTGGCGTAGTGGGCCAATTCGCCGGGTCCGTGCTGATGGAACTGAAGGTTTTCGGACTTGATTCCGAGCTTTGCGTACCAAGACATCCTTTCCTTCTTCCAAAACTCCAGCGTTGGCTCGTCCTGGTCCGGGCGGATGAAAAATTGCATTTCCATCTGCTCGAATTCGCGCGTGCGGAACGTAAAATTTCCGGGCGTGATTTCGTTTCGAAAAGCTTTGCCGATCTGAGCGATCCCGAAGGGAACCTTCTGCCGCGAGGAGGTCAGAACGTTTTGGTAATTCACGTAGATCCCCTGCGCGGTTTCGGGACGGAGATAGACGACGTTCGCTTCGGATTCGACCGGCCCCATGAACGTCTTGAACATCAGGTTAAATTGGCGGGCCTCGGTCAACTG
Above is a genomic segment from Bdellovibrionota bacterium containing:
- the glyS gene encoding glycine--tRNA ligase, encoding MEKLVSLCKRRGFIFPSSEIYGGINSCYDYGPVGVELKRRVKEFWWKSMTQLHDNIEGLDASILMHPRVWEASGHVAGFTDPLVDCKECKNRFRADQVEGKKCPSCGGQLTEARQFNLMFKTFMGPVESEANVVYLRPETAQGIYVNYQNVLTSSRQKVPFGIAQIGKAFRNEITPGNFTFRTREFEQMEMQFFIRPDQDEPTLEFWKKERMSWYAKLGIKSENLQFHQHGPGELAHYAKA